From Magnolia sinica isolate HGM2019 chromosome 13, MsV1, whole genome shotgun sequence, one genomic window encodes:
- the LOC131224044 gene encoding uncharacterized protein LOC131224044, whose translation MHVSGTISNSFPSNISRQSSSNLKNTSISSSGFSLSNLLSAPKWPFSSISMAPPPPNGETFVGSYIRNNAQKPPRLSMEGLQLTISDLSFELSREEMGAKLPAISEVEDVKCECCGLCEECTPEYIRHVREGYFGKWICGLCGEAVKEEIEKKGVGKEEALNEHMKVCVRFNKIGRAYPVLYQAEVMREILKKSSLEGRGVRSKSNSPRDRGGPQKVGITRSSSCIPAITREMNGRMGEIVREMGIWNNEGNERSDGEGNYDGDERLDGSTNHEGDGRSDVSGNQKVDIGGSILD comes from the coding sequence ATGCATGTATCAGGAACAATCTCAAACTCATTTCCTTCCAACATCTCCAGACAAAGCTCTTCAAACTTGAAAAATACTTCAATTTCCTCATCTGGGTTTTCTCTTTCCAATCTTTTGAGTGCACCCAAGTGGCCATTCAGCTCAATTTCCATGGCGCCACCGCCACCTAACGGAGAAACGTTTGTCGGTTCCTACATCAGGAACAATGCTCAAAAGCCTCCCAGGCTATCCATGGAAGGCCTCCAACTAACCATCTCTGATCTATCATTCGAACTAAGCCGGGAAGAGATGGGTGCGAAGCTCCCAGCTATCTCCGAGGTGGAGGACGTGAAATGCGAGTGCTGTGGCTTGTGCGAGGAGTGCACGCCGGAATACATTCGGCATGTGAGGGAGGGGTATTTTGGGAAGTGGATATGTGGACTGTGTGGGGAGGCAGTGAAGGAAGAGATAGAGAAGAAGGGAGTGGGAAAAGAAGAGGCTTTGAATGAACATATGAAGGTTTGTGTTAGGTTTAATAAGATTGGTAGGGCTTACCCAGTCCTCTACCAAGCTGAGGTCATGAGGGAGATTTTGAAGAAGAGTAGTTTGGAGGGTAGAGGTGTGAGGTCCAAATCAAATAGCCCCAGGGATAGGGGTGGGCCACAGAAGGTGGGGATCACGAGGAGCTCGAGTTGTATCCCGGCGATCACAAGGGAGATGAACGGTCGGATGGGGGAGATTGTGAGGGAGATGGGGATCTGGAACAATGAGGGAAATGAACGGTCGGATGGTGAAGGGAATTACGATGGAGATGAACGATTGGATGGGTCCACGAATCATGAGGGAGATGGACGGTCGGATGTTAGTGGTAATCAGAAGGTAGATATCGGTGGATCAATACTTGATTGA